TCACCCTGCAAGCCTGTACATTTGGAGCTAATTGAATCTCCAATGGCGGGATGTGGTTTTTCTGCCCACATCAACTATTTTACGGTGGAACGTGTCTCTTGACAGAGGTTCCAATGAGATGATTCGCTTCGAAATGATTTATTTGGGTTTTTTAGTATTAATATTTACTTCAGAGTCTCTAGCGGGAAGAGATAATGGGAGAATTGGATGAAGAGTTTACAGAAGCATTGCTTTTGAGGACCTTGCCCGAACGCAAAGTGTTGGCTCACTTTCACTTTCAGACCATCGACTCGATTCTATGGCCGCCACCACCATCTCTTCCCCAAAACAATTTATCAGTtggtaaaatatgattttcagcATTTGATTATCTATTGTTGTTGTACTGATTCCGGGAAACTAACTTGAAGCTTCATCGTCTTGTGCtgatctctctctctctttctcttccttccttccttccttccttccttttttttttgtttggtaaTTTTGCATATTTGTGTTCTGTTGAATTGTTCGAATGAATGAATTATAAGTGATAAATATTTGGTCCGATTTGTGAGATGTGGTGTGATGAACTAAAATGGATGAACTTTTGATGGTTTTGGTTTAAAATTGGTTTGATTTTGATGAGGAAATAACTCGACATTTTCCCGACAGAGTGAAATTCTGATGAATATTATCATTCATTGTGATTTGTGAATTCAAAATGGCGGAGATTAGTAAGATGAACTTGTTGATATTATAGCTGTAAATATGTTTTGTAGCAAACAGACTTCTTTCTCTTCCCAGTTTGTGTACGTACATTGAAGTAGAATACTAGATGATTGAAGTACCAAACATGGTGTAGAATCTGATAGAAAGGGGTTGTCCAGTTGTTGTGATTTTATATTCTTTTGAATTACTGCAGCATGCCGGCATCTATCTGGAATCTTGATTATAACATATTTTAGTTTTACTTGGAATTTTTTATTTCgataattatttcttattatgAAGTTttctgtttaattgttgttagaaattttttctttaatgttCCATAGTTTTCTGTGCCAATTTTGATTTGTTCTTTGAACACTTTAATGCTCTTTACCATGATAATACAAGCTTCTGCTCTGCTTTATGCAGTCCTGCTCTATAAGTAGTTGTCACTTGTCACGTGGCTGCTTAATCAGGTTCACAAATTCCAAATCCGAGAAATGGAGTTATCATGCACACAAGGTCGCTGGAATTATGAGTGTTGGGGCGGATATGGCCCCATCTCAAGCAGCAAAGCGAAACCTCCCGAAGTTGAATATGGGCTGAGTTTGATGTTCCTTGATACCAGGTTGAGGAGTCCTGGAAAAATCTAACCTGTGCTCTTTCAGGGCTCTTTTGTGCTTCAGTCAATTTCCTGGAGCATTCAACCACATATTTTGCGCCTCAGTGGAGCTTTCGCTCATTATCAGGAAAATTGCATTATGGTACATTACCCCGTGAAGCAGTTTGCACTGAGAATCTCACTCCTTGGTTGAAGTTGCTTCCTTGCCTTGAGCCCTTGACAGAGCTGGGCTGTCTGCATTGATGAACTGTCCTTCAATTTATAGGGGCTATTATCATTCTCAACATTTGCATTTGACATCAGATGAATTCGATGTGTCTGGGTCGAAGTCTGGGATAATGCTTGAACAAAACCTGACAGTCGTTCTTCAACCAAGCACTTTGGGAGCTGGAGTTACTTTTTCTGATAAGTTATCATAACCAAGTTGGTCTCTGAGCTCATTATTTGGCAGGAAAGTTAATGGAAAATGTTCTCTTTCCAAGTCCAGCAATGTGTACATTCAATTTGAGCAGAATCTAGTATCCGAACTGAAGAAACTATTGAAACAAAGTGAAGAGTGGGATAAAGAAATTATTATTCATGAGAGATTTCTGAAAAACTCTATATGTGAGATGCCGCCTTCTCCTAAAAGGGTTATAAAAGAAATAGAGAATTTGGTGAGAGAGGGTTCTATCCTCTATGAATTTCCAGtcgatgaatatgatgaatctGAACCATTAGATTTGGGATTGAGATGGAAAATTCCGGTCATCTGGTCATGCCAACAGGCACCTTTGCATGCAAGCAGATTTTTATTGGGAAGTGGGAACGAAAGGGGTGCTATAGCCATCCTATTGAAGTCTACTGGGAGCAATGATGggggaaaaatatattataatgagAAATAATGCTGGACGAGAATTTAAATATTCCAATTGGTTCCTTGGTATGTCAAGGTCTAGTATTATACTCTGCAAGTTTTTGTGGATGGAGAACTTCAATCTACAACAGATAACATAGAGAACATACGTATTTCACCTTCTGAAGACAAGGTTTCTCCTGGAGTCATGGAAATGGTCTTGAGACTACCATGTGGAGTGAAAACAGCTGCATCGACTCTAGAGTTTGATAAGGTATGTTTGACTTAAATGGAATCAGAACTTTAGTGGATCATGgtctattcaatttttattgttatCCATTGATAATGAGTTGAAAAGCAGCCAATGGGGTAGTCTCTCGGTACTTTCATATTTGATGAAGCTGTATGCCAAAAAAACTGGAGTTATGAAGACAAGAATGTGTAGTCTCTGAATTGTCTATTTTTGTTCTTCCCCTTTACACTAACACTGTGCTAGGCTTGAGGCTGAATATTTACTACCTGAGTTCATTAGGTTTGGTAACTGAGGTGTCTTTGACATTGCGATAGGGTTGCAATCAAGTGAAGTCGAGCCCGAGTATCACACTGCTTGAGCTCGACTCGAAATAAATTTGAatactcgagctcgactcgattCAAGTATTAATTTTCAAGCTCGAATTGACAACGTATCGAGTTACTCGAGCTCGAAAAActtgatttcaattttttttaataaacttgATCAGACACGCTAACTTCTCGAGTTCACGCTACTCGAACTCGACTCACCGAGCTCGAGTCGAGCTTTGACCATGCTCGATTTGAACCACTCGTGAGTTGATCGACTCGTTTGCAACCCTACTTTGCAATTAAATGATATTAGTCTTCTGCGTCTTTTTTGCCCTTAATTCTTGCTTGGCACCAGTTTCAAGTAAGAAATGGGCCTACTAACCTCGAATAAGTATTCCTAATTGAAGGATAATCTGATTCTGAATTGGTAAATTAGCTTGAAAGTAAATAACAAAAGATGCTTTTGTGAGAATGCTTAAATATCTATGTAACATTTAGATTCTTCAAAATTCTAAACATCATTTGAAGTGATTGCCAAAGCACTGTAAATCTAAGATTTCAAAGCTAGTTTATAAAcgaatattttttgaaattggtgaaattatattttttatcctATCACTATGTGTATCACGTGTATATATGTGATTATCACTTACGTTCCGGCTTGCTAATATTGATTGATTTCCTTATGGTGGAAATATACATAAATTGTGATGATTAACcttttatttatattgtttGCAATGTTAAGGTAATTGATTACTTTTTTCCCTGGATGTATGTTGATGAAGCAGAATATGATATGTTTATTTCATGTGTATCGGTCAAagataacaaaaaaaatctaaatcatgtTCTCCTAAATTAGCCTTGTGGCTTCCTACCTCGATTTATAAACACTTCAATCAAAACATCAGTTAAAACATAAAACTGTTTTAGTTGTTAGAGAGTTAATTAGGTTTTAAAAGGCATACCAAGAGTGATTTCCGTCAGAAGAACCAAAAGTGTTAAAGTGATCATAGATACATACCAAATGTCGATATGTGCATACCTACATGACTAAAAATGGCATACCCCTATAGTCGCAGGATCAAATTGCCGAAGTAACTTAACAGATAACGTTCTTTTGACAGGGATTTCTGCATATTGATGAATATCCTCCAGATGCTAACCAGGGTTTTGACATTCCATCAGCTATAGTAAACTCTGCTGACTTCCAAGCAAAGATAAGCTTTGGTGatcgataataaaaaaaaaatacccatATTAGCCAAGTTACAGATATTGAAACAAATTGTCTGGATACCTGTTGGTGGCTTGGTGCTTTTCTTTTCTACATTGTCTAAACCATCCTTAACTTTTTTCAGGAAAGATATCCCGTTCTTTCTTACACAGAAGTACTTCTTGTGCCTTTGACAACTCCTGATTTTAGGATGCCTTACAATGTTATCACTATTACGTGTACTATTTTTGCTTTATACTTTGGATAGTTGCTCCAGTGCGCCGTCTTCGGTGAGGAAGAAGGATTCTGAAAAGCAAAGGtgagatatttttaaaatttgtagcTTTTGGATACTGTTATCACCATGAAGTAACTGCTTTTTCAAAACATAAAGTCAAGTTTCATTAGTATTTTCTTAGTTTTATCACTATTATTAAGATTTAGGAGTACAGAATCTACAGATTCCACAATCAGTTCTGGATTTTGTtcacttataatttttttcatataaacTTTTGCAGTTTCATATTTGTTGAAGTCCTTGTTTGATGACATAAATGTCTATCATTGTTGATAATCATTCTGACACTGCTGCTTTTTGATGTAGGCTgctggtttttttttaataaaatcaagCCCGATAGGTCTgaaagcagttttatatctattacaattatttatgaaaatttgggTGATTCagtattttgaataatatgatGTGATTAACCGCAATATCTTGTTCTTTCCCCTCTTTTTCATGCCATTTTTGCTTCAAACGTCCCTAGATGTGCCTCGATTCTCACATTTGATCATTAATTGGCTTTTGCCTTTCTAGGTGCTATTTTTACCTCATTGCATCTTTTTTTCCTTAGTTATATGATTATAGTACTCGTCATCTTTTCACAAGTCTTGTTTCTATCATCCACAACTTATTTTCTTTTATCATACCAAAGTTCACCTTGTTTAGTTTCTCCTACTGGAGACAATAATAAAGCTTTGTATCTAAATAATCAATTTCCCACAACCATTAATCTTTTGCTAGTTTGGTCCTCGGTGATTAGGAAATATGCTTCGAATTTTCAGCAAACTTAGACCTTGTACTAGTTCCACGTTAGAAATCACATTAGATGTGTAAATAGAAACACAATTTCTAAATTTCTCTGATGTTTTctcatatgatatatgtcgaTGGTCTCAAATTTTTATATGCTGACCATATTGTTTTGAATGGTACTTTTGAATCTCGATCTGGTTATtacagaaaagaaaaaaaaaatctcaagtATAAAGCTTTCTTTATCATCTGCCATCTGTTGAATTTGTGCTTAATCAGCTCAAGACTTCAGAGGTCTTGGTTTGTTTTGCCCATCTCTGGTTTGTCTCTGATAAATTTTACTATCAAGCTGAAATGCACTTGTTTGTTGAAGCAAGCATCCGTGTTCCGATCCCTTCAAATAGCTCTTTGACTTTACGTCTTTCTTGATGCAATGCTTTGCTTGCAGCAGGAAAGAAAGCAGGCccattgacattgatgctatcCGAGATATATGCCAAGTTGCGGGGAAAGCAATGGGAACCACCACAATCTTCATCGGCATCTACACGTTCAAACACAAAATATAAGCTGATCGCGAAAGTTGTGTTAGTAGCTGGGCTTGCTTTTGCTTGGCAGTATTATTCTGAATGAACATGAGAGATGGAAAATCTTTTTTGCATCCGTTAGCATGGATTGAGTATCGTCATGTAATATATCTTTCAAAGCCCACTTGTACTGAATTATAACATTGAATTACATAATTCTCAAATTTCCCACTcgtatttataaattataatataatgcatTCAATCATTCAACTTTACTACTAGTAATAGAACTACAGGCGACAGTATAATATGTTTTTTGCAAATAGAAAAATATGGTAGAACCGAACAAagacaaaataaatttacaacAGCAGATATCTTGTCTTGCTGTTCTAACCGAATTTTACATGAGTTGGGCACTGCTCCTACTACAACTAAACGTACCAAAGTCTATATAGATACGTTGTAAAGGAGGAAAGAAGTCCTACATAAACCATACGAGCATTCAACATCTCACACTCTGTCATTGTAAAGTCATCTTATTTTCTTCAAAGGAGTGGTAGCCACATTTTCTTCTTCTCTAATTCTTTTGGTGTTTTTGCTGAAAAAACTGCACGGAGAAGATCTTCTGTTTGATGTGGTAGTGCCATTTCCAGCCAGGAGACGTCCGTAACAAACCTCtgaaattttcatttgaaaattcaaaattaggTATCTAAACTTATTTGGACATATGAATCAGGAATATTTTGAAACTTGACCTCCCAATAGtaatttccaaattttaatatctttcttaagctaatatatatacatatatagagTTATGTTATTGTGGGTACCTTTGTGAACACGATGAAGTGGTATCCTATACATCCAATAGATGCACGCCACCTCAACCAATGCTCACATAAATGTCCACACCGGTGCTCACCACATCAATATACATGTAGAAGGAGGTCATACTTTCAACTATGCTGCGGAGGAATAAAAACATCCTCAATGTTTTGTGATTGCCTATACTGCATAGTTAGAAGGTGACTCCTAATTGATATAGGGGCAAAACGATTTGAGTTGTGCAATTATCTATCATTCGCAATAGTTTTTAGAATAACAACAAGAACCCAATCCTACTAATTACGAGGAAAAGTATGAAAATCTAAAAATATGTAGCATACTTGGGAAGGCTTCATAAGTTCTCGATCTCTTTAGGTGACTATCATCTTCCAGCCATAACTTCCGCTTCAAACGGGAAGCATCAGGTCCATTACACCAAGCTGTTTGAATACTCAAATCTACTGGTCCTACAAAGGCACAGAACTGCTTTAGATGGATCAAACTTGGAATCTAGGTCATTATAAGAACTAGTTCCTTTCAAAATGAGAGCATCTGAGTAATGTCTCAACTGGCTCCTTAATACTTGGTCTTAGAACCAGAATTCTGCTTCTTGAGAAGCATCATCAAGTTCTATCCACACCTCCCACTCCCAGTATGCATAAGCATAATCACTTTAACATcaggaaaacaaaaacaaaaacaaaaccaaGAATCTAGTTTGAGGTGGCTTAATCAATTGCAGATTCCAAAGTTTCATTATTACATAAAGCAAACATGTAGtctaaaaaaacattaaaacacCCATGGATGAAGACGCAAGAACCACAATATCCACGTGATTAGTTGCAATGGTAACATACATACAGAAAATGTTAACGCGAACCACAGAAAAGCATACTTGTGGGGGATGGCTTGCCATGAACAAGAAGAGCATCAGAATCAGTGCCGCCGGTGGACAACCCTCGAGCGGAAAAGAAACCAATCAAAGACTTCCATGTCACCGAAGAAGCAATGAAATCGACCCCTCGACTTATAAAGTGACCATTGAGCTTCAAGGTATTCGGGTCGAGCCCGAAAGCCCGGGAAATGAATCCGAGGTCCAACCTCTGATCTACACCTTCAATAATCTGGACACTCTTGGAGACAGATGGGCAAAATAGCTTTATGGTTCTTTTCCCCTCTTCCCTCACCGCTTCTCCCATGGTAACTTGTAATACTACGAATGAATCAATGGTTGTGAGAACATTGGAATTATTTGAGTGATActgttttcttcttctttcggTCTCGTGGATTCCAGAAGTATCCACGTAGAGTTGAGAGTACTGACTAACTGGTCCAATTAGTTATGCATAGTTGAAATCTTGTCATAAATTTATAAGTTCGAAATATCAATATCCTCGTAGAGTTTAACCACCAAGTTCGAGATGAATTGTTGTTCTTCTTAGGTTTAGGACACGAGAATATCCAACCATGAACTTTTCCGAATAATTGagattattgaaaataaaatacaaatgcATAGATTTCATTTATCAAGTAACTTAAATTGAGTATATGTCATATAATATTTGAAgagatgaaataaaaaaaatatatacagtTAAAACTAAGTTTTTATGATACAGAAAGTAAATCATAACTTATTTTTCGACTTAGAGAGatctcaattaatttttttatttattaaattaaataattaaaaatagaataaattttttaataagtttAGGNataataaaaataataatagtgtTGTTAAaaggttttaaattttaaaacattgatgataatattattaaaattaaggatgaacaaaatttcaattaaatcaAGATTTCCAGCTAACTCgataaaattcaaaaactaAAATCAATCAAACCGAAATGACTTGAAATCGATTATTTTGGTTTGTTTCCAATTtagccaaaatattttttgagaaaaaaataatatttttaatttaaaacatcCAATAAAAAATTGAAGCTCGGAGTTTATTCGATTTAACcgattaatttataaaatgacttaaAACAAACCAAATAAACTGATTTGACTGTctttattcaaatatttaaattgaattttctatttattattgtaaaatttcaatattcttACTCATCTCACATATAGAGATTCGTCTTTAAACAATACCTTTAAATACGAAAATAACTTTTTTATCTGAGATTCTATTTATGCGAATGAAAAGGAAGATTGTATaagtcaaaaaaattatatattgaagCTTTTTTTATATGACGTCGCGTGAAATCCAGCGAAAGGTAAACAGCACACGAAGGGGTTAACGAGCAGAGCGGGCAAAGAATATTCAGCATCACCTCCCTATACTTCCATCTTCAATCATTCTTGCTCAAAGTTTCATCCTGCATCACTTTTGTCGCGTATGTTTTTCCCCATTGtgagtttttattttgtaaccCAAAACTCAATGTAATTTCTGTGCATGGTTATATGTAATCATGGCTTCTGAATTCTTGATCTTTTTTCTATGCATGTTGTAATTTTTAAATCTGGGTGTCGGCGGCTGTGCCATTTTGTTTTtaatctctttttctttcttccttTGATTGTCATGTAGTTCAGTTAGTTGACATAATTTTCTTGTCGTTAATGTGGATCTTAATTCTACCTCAGAAATggaaatggatttgaaattgaTGACCGAGCTTGAAGCAATGGGTTTCTCAAAGGCTCAAACCACAAAAGCTCTTTGCTCTGGTAATTAATTAGTTTTGCTGAAATGTTGCATATACAGATAAAATTTGTACCTGGCCCTGATAAAACTTTCATTGAAGTCTAGTTTCCCTGTCATGGATATGTTTCTTCCTTTTTTCTTTAATCACATGCCCAAATCTTTTTGCCAGCATGTGTACCGATGTTTGTGCCCATTCGCTAGTTGTGGAAATGAAAATAGTTTGTGCCTTATTTTCAATATCGTCAAGAATCATATTTATCATTTCTGTGTTGCCAGATTTTGTCCTTTTCTTCATTGGTTTACTTTTATGCAAGATTGTTTGAAAGGTTGAGGGATGGtatttggaaagaaaatatcCAAGCTGGTGTTGtgcattttctcaaaattaagcACTTTTATTTTGGACTGAGATGTAACTGGTTTATGGTGAAATAACATAGGGATCACCGAGAACGAGTTGAATGTATTGACCTCTGTTTGATGTGATCaaacataaaaagtaaaaacaacTGCTTTTATGTATCCGCTGCATCTCTGAGTGAGAGACATCAGATAATTTTTTGGAGATTAATgacttaattaaaaaaatgtgtatCCTTTTTCTAGATTCTCtttcatatatattaataataccCATTCCTTGTCTGATGAAAACAATCTGCATTCTTGACCTGCTCTTTAGAGTTTCATCTTCTGTTGCTGCTTACGTATTTGTTACATGTTACTACAACAACTAAATTTCTTCAGgtaattcaagtgttgaggcTGCTATAAATTGGATTATTGATCATGAAAATGATACAACTAGTAGTGAGATGCCAACGGTTAGTTGCTTCATCTTGAGGGTCATCCTTTATTTCATGCTTCTACTTCTTACAGCAAATCTGGTTAATAGACGAATAGTACGCCATTATATCACCATCAAATTTTCTCTTGTACCTTTACTCTTGTGGATTGAATGTTTTGTCCAGTCAAGAATGGATTTAAAATTGAGGACCTTGATATCAAAAGctctttgaaaaaaaattaatgtataaaAGGAATGGATTTCGACATGAATATATAATAGTAAGTTCACTTTCGAGTATTATCCTGGCATTCCCACATCATGTTTGTAAGCAATGTGCTTTTGTTACTTCCGGAATACTACAGTTTTTATCTAAATCACCCTGGCATTTTTAAGCCTCATAATGTGATAAAAACTTGTTGCATTAACTAATTTTTCTGCTGTCTATGCAACTAGTGTCATCAGGTTCCAGCCATCATTCCTATTGAAGCAGTTGACTCAAATCATATTTCTGAACAAGTCAAGCTGAGAGCACAGGCATTAAGGTGCTTTTCGATACCTCTTATGATAAAAATTTCCTCTCTTTCTTCTCATCTACACCATCATACAATGAATActttagtaaatatataatatgattgTGCTGCACATTTTCTTAACCTTATTgctaattttcatttatttagaAAACAGGCACATCAGAAGAAAGCAGACGAAGAAAGGAAACAGGAAAGAGAACGCGAGAAGGTTATTTCTTCATACGTTTCTTTCACTTCTATTTTCTTTTGATGAATTCTTCATTCATGTAACTGTGTTGTCAATCAGTTTTTTCGTTAGTAGCATCTGAGGCATCTGACGTGTACTGATTATGTCATGTTGACGTGTACTGATTATGTCATGTTCTAATATTTGGCATTTTGTCTTTTTgtaaagtttgaaatttgagATGTGACtcctttaattttattttcattagcCTTTTGTAATCTTTATCTGAAGTAATCCTATCTCTatgatttggcaagaaagaatATAATCGTGATAATCTACTATTGACTTGGTGTGAAGGACCATTTAGAATCATGTTGGATCAGACATTTTGGATTACCTGGAGTGACTGTGACTCTGTGCTATGCCTTGATGCTTTGTTCAATGTAACAATATAACCAGAACAGCTTTTCATGTTTTGTTTGATAGCCTATTACAATTACTCAACCTGGTTTTTAGCTGTTAGTACTTACTATGAGAAATCCTACATACGATTGGATTGTTGGTTATGTTCCTCTTCTTATGTCAGTTTTTCTAAATACTCTTATCCGTGTATTTTTTAGTAGAAGTTAAGAACAAAGTTATGGATTGCTTCCATTAATGTAAGTAGTATCCTACTGCTTGGTCTTTTGTCACTTGTAGGAGAGGATTCGAgcaggtaaaaaacttttagaGGCTAAGCAATTGGCGGAAGAAATGGACAAGAAACGGTATGGTGTTGATTTTGGTTCCTCTGTTTGTCTACATGCACTCTTTTGCATGCTATTGTGTTAGTTATACTCATTATGCACCCTTTTATCAAGTCTCAGGTTTATGGCTCAGCGAAGACTAGAGAAAGAGGAGGAGAGAAGAGCTAGGGAGAGAGTTCGACAGAAGCTGCAGCAAGATAAGGTACAGTTCAATTTTGGCCTACCAGAATCAGATTCAGTGCAGACCATGAATATCTGGTGATGTTGCCTCTTGTGTGAATTTGTGTAATTTCGGTATCTGTTAAAACAGATGGTAAAACTAAAAGAGACAAAGAGGAGCATATTTTATAGAAAAATTACATGATTATAAATTCCTCTCCATTACCAGTTTGATCTTCTCCTCTATCACATCATGATCCTACTCATTTGCTGGATCTTCTTCACCTCTTTGGTATCATGTTCCATTGTACTCTGGAAGATGTCCAGATGTCCTGAAATTGTTTACAGATTGGGTTTATT
This genomic interval from Primulina huaijiensis isolate GDHJ02 chromosome 14, ASM1229523v2, whole genome shotgun sequence contains the following:
- the LOC140956444 gene encoding uncharacterized protein isoform X2, which produces MGEAVREEGKRTIKLFCPSVSKSVQIIEGVDQRLDLGFISRAFGLDPNTLKLNGHFISRGVDFIASSVTWKSLIGFFSARGLSTGGTDSDALLVHGKPSPTRPVDLSIQTAWCNGPDASRLKRKLWLEDDSHLKRSRTYEAFPKVCYGRLLAGNGTTTSNRRSSPCSFFSKNTKRIREEENVATTPLKKIR
- the LOC140956444 gene encoding uncharacterized protein isoform X1, whose product is MGEAVREEGKRTIKLFCPSVSKSVQIIEGVDQRLDLGFISRAFGLDPNTLKLNGHFISRGVDFIASSVTWKSLIGFFSARGLSTGGTDSDALLVHGKPSPTSMLFCVDLSIQTAWCNGPDASRLKRKLWLEDDSHLKRSRTYEAFPKVCYGRLLAGNGTTTSNRRSSPCSFFSKNTKRIREEENVATTPLKKIR